One stretch of Primulina huaijiensis isolate GDHJ02 unplaced genomic scaffold, ASM1229523v2 scaffold206806, whole genome shotgun sequence DNA includes these proteins:
- the LOC140966501 gene encoding uncharacterized protein produces the protein MRAKSSSPNSVNGEPETSNLENMKEFKEPRLSNAYVGAFVKQSTSSRTKDSENSCEHRNIEKKQVRRRLHVSRPYKERLLNMAEARKEIVAALRFHRANMKQAGEKHQKLESGPGIQALESSTDDQVCAGHEGQLKSGSSNSRIYASNSLDSNLPNNSGPDFSYSTGFCYSSSSWPISPNVQENLNFALPSRALGLNLNLHDFNNIDIIPFNFDADRSSIYSFSSPVPDETPCVVVPPSTVVESGDSALHQVMGDEEIADTRSTGEQHQMEWNDAVNLVDSSWWLRNMEIGNEDKKDKDSVASPFDEVLEVPAWLNENESCLQRLDDQYLRDPTLPCTEMEEIEGMDGDWFA, from the exons AACTCCGTAAATGGTGAACCAGAAACTTCAAATCTTGAAAATATGAAAGAATTCAAAGAACCTCGCTTATCAAATGCTTACGTTGGAGCCTTTGTTAAGCAATCAACTTCTTCAAGAACCAAAGATTCAGAAAATTCCTGTGAGCATCGAAATATAGAGAAAAAGCAGGTGAGAAGGAGGCTTCACGTCAGCAGGCCCTATAAAGAAAGGCTTCTGAATATGGCAGAAGCCCGGAAAGAGATTGTTGCTGCTCTTAGGTTTCATAGAGCAAATATGAAACAGGCAGGTGAAAAACACCAGAAGTTGGAATCAGGGCCCGGAATTCAGGCACTGGAGAGTTCGACTGATGATCAAGTTTGTGCGGGCCATGAGGGTCAACTGAAATCCGGGAGCTCGAATTCAAGAATTTATGCTTCAAACTCTTTGGATTCCAATCTGCCCAACAATTCTGGTCCCGATTTCTCCTACTCTACAGGCTTTTGTTATTCTTCCAGTTCTTGGCCCATTTCGCCAAATGTGCAAGAAAATCTGAATTTTGCACTTCCAAGCCGAGCATTAGGCCTGAATCTGAATCTTCATGATTTCAACAATATTGACATCATCCCTTTCAATTTTGACGCTGACCGGTCATCAATTTACTCTTTTTCTTCCCCAGTTCCCGACGAAACTCCATGTGTGGTTGTCCCGCCTTCCACAGTGGTGGAAAGTGGGGATTCAGCCTTGCATCAGGTGATGGGTGATGAAGAGATTGCTGATACAAGATCCACCGGGGAGCAGCATCAGATGGAGTGGAATGATGCTGTGAATTTGGTGGATTCTTCATGGTGGTTGCGGAACATGGAAATTGGGAACGAGGATAAAAAAGACAAAGATTCTGTTGCATCTCCGTTTGATGAAGTCTTGGAAGTTCCGGCGTGGCTGAATGAAAATGAGAGCTGCTTGCAACGTCTGGATGATCAATACTTGCGTGATCCTACTTTGCCTTG CACGGAGATGGAAGAAATTGAAGGAATGGATGGGGACTGGTTTGCCTGA